A part of Corynebacterium mustelae genomic DNA contains:
- the purN gene encoding phosphoribosylglycinamide formyltransferase, with protein MTRTHTSTIHDQLLPIVVLVSGSGTLLQSIIDNQGTNYTVVGVVADGQCPALTRAEAAGIPTECVPLAPGADRVEWNQRLADAVEKRKPQLVVSAGFMKILGPDFLAVFSGRIINTHPALLPSFPGAHAVRDALAYGVKVTGSTVHFVDEGVDTGPIIAQEPVIVLPGESEADLHERIKQVERRLIVTVLNSATLGHGGGEQQGEVNFRL; from the coding sequence GTGACCCGCACCCATACATCCACTATCCATGATCAACTTTTGCCGATCGTTGTCTTGGTTTCTGGCTCCGGCACGTTGTTGCAGTCAATCATTGATAACCAGGGAACTAATTACACGGTCGTTGGGGTGGTCGCTGATGGGCAGTGTCCCGCGCTTACACGCGCCGAAGCAGCTGGAATCCCCACCGAATGTGTCCCGCTAGCCCCTGGTGCGGATCGGGTGGAGTGGAACCAGCGGTTGGCTGACGCCGTCGAAAAGCGGAAACCGCAATTGGTTGTTTCGGCTGGCTTTATGAAAATCCTGGGGCCGGATTTCCTGGCTGTTTTCTCTGGGCGGATCATTAATACTCATCCAGCGTTGCTTCCATCATTTCCAGGAGCACATGCGGTACGGGATGCATTGGCATATGGCGTCAAAGTCACGGGTTCCACGGTTCATTTTGTTGATGAAGGGGTCGATACTGGACCGATCATTGCCCAAGAACCAGTAATAGTTCTGCCAGGAGAGAGTGAAGCAGATCTGCATGAACGCATCAAGCAGGTTGAGCGCCGTCTCATCGTGACAGTACTCAACTCCGCCACCCTAGGTCATGGCGGCGGAGAACAACAAGGAGAGGTTAACTTCCGCCTATGA
- the purH gene encoding bifunctional phosphoribosylaminoimidazolecarboxamide formyltransferase/IMP cyclohydrolase — MSDRKEIKRALISVYDKTGLAELARTLDDAGVEIVSTGSTAAKIQALGINVTPVDKLTGFPECLEGRVKTLHPRVHAGILADTRKDDHLNQLGDLGIEPFQLVVVNLYPFSETVASGADFDACVEQIDIGGPSMVRAAAKNHPSVAVIVDPKRYSDVAKAIASGGFSRAQRTELAVDAFRHTASYDVAVASWMGSQIADEAEVFPAWIGETLERSSVLRYGENPHQQAALYSSGVGLAGATQLHGKEMSYNNYTDSDAAWRAAWDHERPCVAIIKHANPCGIAVSDLSIAQAHLNAHACDPVSAFGGVIAANREVTAEMARQVTDIFTEVIIAPSYETEAVEILKQKKNIRILQVDAPTGSQPVERREISGGLLVQQRDAIDADGDNPANWTLVAGTAATPEVLTELEFAWRAVRAVKSNAILLAKDNATVGVGMGQVNRVDAAKLAVERANTLAGETRRAVGAVAASDAFFPFADGFQILADAGVTAVVQPGGSIRDAEVIAAAEAAGITMYLTGARHFAH; from the coding sequence ATGAGCGATCGCAAGGAAATTAAACGCGCACTTATTAGCGTTTACGACAAAACCGGTTTGGCAGAGCTTGCCCGCACACTCGATGATGCAGGTGTGGAAATCGTTTCGACTGGTTCTACCGCCGCAAAAATTCAAGCGCTAGGAATTAACGTGACCCCGGTGGATAAGCTCACCGGATTCCCGGAATGCCTAGAAGGGCGGGTAAAGACCCTCCACCCGCGAGTACATGCCGGAATCCTTGCCGATACCCGCAAAGACGATCACCTAAACCAACTCGGTGACCTTGGTATCGAACCGTTCCAATTAGTCGTTGTGAATCTCTATCCTTTCTCTGAGACAGTTGCTTCAGGTGCCGACTTCGACGCATGCGTGGAGCAAATCGATATCGGTGGACCTTCTATGGTTCGAGCCGCAGCTAAAAACCACCCGTCGGTTGCAGTGATTGTCGATCCGAAACGCTACAGCGACGTAGCTAAAGCCATCGCCTCCGGTGGTTTTAGCCGCGCGCAGCGCACAGAACTTGCTGTAGACGCATTTCGGCATACCGCAAGCTACGATGTTGCTGTAGCTTCCTGGATGGGGTCACAAATTGCTGATGAGGCTGAAGTTTTCCCAGCATGGATCGGTGAAACTTTGGAACGAAGCAGCGTATTGCGTTATGGTGAGAACCCGCATCAACAGGCTGCTCTTTATTCCAGCGGTGTGGGCTTAGCTGGGGCCACGCAGCTGCATGGGAAAGAAATGAGCTACAACAATTACACGGATTCCGATGCTGCGTGGCGGGCAGCGTGGGATCACGAACGCCCCTGTGTGGCGATCATCAAGCATGCCAACCCGTGTGGCATTGCCGTTTCCGATTTGTCAATCGCCCAGGCTCACCTAAACGCGCATGCGTGTGACCCCGTTTCGGCATTTGGCGGTGTGATCGCAGCCAATCGCGAAGTTACAGCCGAAATGGCACGGCAAGTGACCGATATTTTCACCGAAGTTATCATCGCACCCAGCTATGAAACAGAAGCTGTAGAGATACTCAAGCAGAAGAAAAACATTCGGATTCTTCAAGTGGACGCCCCAACCGGCTCGCAACCGGTGGAACGCCGCGAAATCTCTGGTGGACTGTTAGTGCAACAACGTGACGCCATTGACGCTGATGGAGACAACCCCGCGAATTGGACATTGGTGGCTGGAACCGCGGCCACACCAGAGGTACTAACGGAACTAGAGTTCGCCTGGCGAGCCGTGCGTGCGGTGAAATCCAACGCCATCTTGCTTGCCAAAGATAACGCAACAGTTGGAGTTGGTATGGGTCAGGTAAACCGGGTTGATGCGGCAAAACTTGCTGTTGAACGCGCTAACACCCTGGCAGGTGAAACTCGGCGTGCAGTGGGTGCTGTGGCCGCTTCCGATGCCTTTTTCCCCTTCGCCGATGGCTTCCAGATTCTTGCTGACGCGGGAGTGACGGCAGTTGTCCAGCCTGGTGGCTCCATCCGCGACGCTGAGGTTATTGCCGCCGCCGAAGCTGCTGGTATCACCATGTATCTAACAGGAGCGCGCCACTTCGCTCACTAA